Proteins found in one Paenibacillus borealis genomic segment:
- a CDS encoding carbohydrate ABC transporter permease, translating to MKVLKVPARTIAVFILPCLLLYVCLVFVPILVSLYTGLLKWDGLTTAQFIGFGNFKDMFFNDPVFWPSVRRTLLYAVASMLEIPLCLGMAILLNRYLKKANSLVSIYFTPVILSVVIIGQLWKTIYNPTSMGGMLNGVLVSLGLDSWTHNWLTEPNIAMFSLYLVSLWQYFGYHLLIQYTGVQNIPDELYEAAKIDGADGFKADRYITMPLIVPIFKISIILAFIGSLQAFDLVMVMTGGGPAHATDVISTHMYNSSFMSFKYGYGSAIATFLVVVCLIFTGVINTIFNKLEKKYN from the coding sequence ATGAAAGTACTTAAGGTGCCAGCACGCACAATAGCCGTCTTCATACTGCCATGTCTGCTCTTGTACGTGTGCCTTGTGTTTGTTCCCATACTGGTATCATTATATACGGGCTTATTGAAGTGGGACGGTCTTACTACTGCGCAGTTTATCGGTTTTGGTAATTTCAAAGATATGTTCTTCAATGATCCTGTGTTCTGGCCTTCTGTCAGAAGAACCCTGCTGTATGCAGTGGCTTCCATGCTGGAAATTCCGCTTTGCTTAGGAATGGCTATTCTGCTTAACCGTTATTTGAAAAAAGCGAACTCATTGGTGTCGATCTATTTCACACCGGTTATCCTGTCGGTTGTTATCATTGGACAACTCTGGAAGACCATCTATAACCCTACTTCCATGGGGGGCATGCTGAACGGCGTGCTGGTGTCACTCGGTCTGGACAGCTGGACCCACAACTGGCTCACCGAGCCGAACATCGCGATGTTCTCTCTGTATCTGGTTTCGCTTTGGCAGTATTTCGGCTACCATCTGCTGATCCAGTATACCGGCGTGCAGAATATCCCTGACGAGCTTTATGAAGCGGCCAAAATTGACGGAGCGGACGGATTCAAAGCAGATCGTTACATCACTATGCCGCTGATCGTTCCGATCTTCAAAATATCGATTATCCTGGCGTTTATCGGCTCCCTGCAGGCCTTCGATCTGGTTATGGTTATGACTGGCGGCGGTCCGGCGCATGCGACAGATGTCATCTCAACACATATGTACAACAGTTCCTTCATGTCCTTCAAGTATGGATACGGCAGTGCGATCGCAACGTTCCTGGTTGTTGTCTGTCTCATCTTTACCGGAGTGATCAATACCATCTTCAATAAACTTGAGAAAAAATACAACTAG
- a CDS encoding extracellular solute-binding protein, which translates to MVNRKIKQSATIAFTAVMALSLAACGNSNNNANDGAKNNAAPNTTDSGNAAATTAPSDKKVTITFQNIYPDPATPAYKMINELTEQYQKEHPNVTIELDTLNTDQQKVKLKTQAASKEVPDITIVNPAAQMKPFVDAGLFAPLNDMLDQNGLKDTYQEGLLDYYSFDNNVYALPDGNNIEVVYYNKDLFAQAGIAAPPTTFDELLQDVKILKDKGITPLAIGEKDSWTGSFLFMNILLRTNGGPGFLQDVLDGKKTFEDPAFVEAVDAFQALVQAGAFPDGATSIDANAGGNIFKTGKAAMWSIGSWETGAIDASPVAGKVGAFQFPTVNGKGDPNEFMLAPGSAFAVSANSEHLQETKDFLNFFASEYPKKQFELKNAVGIGQKVDGDLKAAGYSDLAVNIAGLFNQVKGGDLAFDNTMNPATAQVHLSSIQNLFVQKMDSAAVAKEHQAAFEANK; encoded by the coding sequence ATGGTCAACAGAAAAATTAAGCAATCCGCTACCATCGCATTTACCGCAGTTATGGCATTAAGCCTTGCAGCATGCGGCAACTCGAACAACAACGCAAACGACGGCGCTAAGAACAACGCGGCACCGAACACAACGGACAGCGGAAACGCCGCAGCTACAACTGCACCAAGCGACAAGAAAGTAACGATTACTTTCCAGAACATCTACCCTGACCCTGCAACGCCAGCTTACAAAATGATCAACGAGCTGACCGAGCAGTACCAGAAAGAGCATCCGAATGTAACGATTGAGCTGGATACGCTGAACACGGACCAGCAGAAAGTGAAACTCAAAACACAGGCTGCTTCCAAAGAAGTGCCGGACATTACCATCGTTAACCCGGCTGCTCAAATGAAGCCTTTCGTAGATGCAGGATTGTTCGCACCGCTGAATGATATGCTCGATCAGAATGGACTGAAAGACACTTATCAAGAAGGCCTGCTCGACTACTACAGCTTCGACAACAATGTGTATGCGCTTCCTGACGGCAACAACATCGAAGTCGTGTACTACAACAAAGACCTGTTCGCACAGGCAGGAATTGCTGCTCCTCCGACAACCTTTGATGAATTGCTCCAGGATGTCAAAATCCTGAAAGATAAGGGAATTACGCCACTGGCTATCGGTGAAAAAGATTCCTGGACCGGCTCATTCCTGTTCATGAACATCCTGCTCCGCACCAACGGCGGCCCTGGATTCCTGCAGGACGTGCTTGACGGCAAGAAAACCTTCGAAGATCCTGCATTCGTAGAAGCAGTCGACGCCTTCCAGGCACTGGTTCAAGCCGGAGCATTCCCTGACGGTGCAACCTCCATTGACGCTAATGCCGGCGGTAACATCTTCAAAACAGGTAAAGCAGCCATGTGGTCGATCGGATCTTGGGAAACAGGCGCAATTGATGCTTCTCCTGTAGCCGGTAAAGTTGGAGCCTTCCAGTTCCCTACAGTCAACGGCAAGGGTGACCCTAACGAATTCATGCTTGCACCAGGCAGCGCATTTGCCGTATCTGCAAACAGCGAACACCTGCAAGAAACTAAAGACTTCCTGAACTTCTTCGCTTCCGAATATCCTAAGAAACAGTTCGAACTGAAAAATGCTGTAGGTATCGGTCAAAAGGTAGACGGCGACCTCAAAGCTGCCGGTTACTCTGATCTGGCTGTAAACATTGCCGGCCTGTTCAACCAAGTTAAAGGCGGCGACCTGGCGTTCGATAACACGATGAACCCTGCAACAGCACAAGTTCACCTGAGCAGCATTCAGAACCTGTTCGTTCAGAAAATGGATTCCGCTGCAGTAGCGAAAGAACACCAGGCTGCATTTGAAGCCAACAAGTAA